In the genome of Diabrotica undecimpunctata isolate CICGRU chromosome 2, icDiaUnde3, whole genome shotgun sequence, the window gctagtggaagagttgtgaaaaaattatccattgttatgtttcgtccagaatttttgtatcggtaacacaaatcttttacgTCGCGTTTaccttgattagtttcacgtccagtcgaatgttttccagtataaatttgtccagtaagtggatacgaattattggcgtcacaaacccaccaatccttgatgccatacttggcaggttttgttggcatatattgcgtgaaacgtgtcctacctctaaaaggaaataactgtttatccacagtaagagaatcccacggtacatagttacgacgtaaattatcattgagaagatggaacatatctgtaatagctgcagctttatcattttgcaaacgttctgcacgtgttttgtcactgtcaaaccgtaagaatctgctgatgctccaaaagcgatttatgcccatacttgctcggtacaaaggatgagagtctgttttccataaatctttcgtgtgctctgaatttgaatgccgtactcctgctgtaataagaatacttaagtatgcatcaaattcttctgttatgtgtgacttccaaacatttcgaggtttgtcggggttttcaacattatacttttcacaaacgctattagattttcgattggtttcgcgtataattatgtcacacattacgtcactgaaaacacatttgaatgtatctctaatcgaaagagttttagtagaacgtactgggcccgttttttcacgcaaaaggttacgtttcagtgttcgacttgcagtaaacggttttcgttgccaaatcgttttatcttttgcaaccagaacatcactttgggaagaactttcatgaaaatcgtcaaaatcttcatcactactatcgtcgccgtcggtatcgatttcaatcttattattgatatcagtaaaaacgtcctctacgtcaaaagcttcatctccatccggtttgctttgcgaaacatagtcctcatctgattcctggttttcgatatttttgtctacttcctcatctatatcgtctataaattgttgcaagtacttctgttgcttttcatacgtcattctcaaattgaatgatctatgtataaaacattgtaaaaataaacagtaataacttaccttctaaattcgctagcactcacttctcttcttgccattattacaagtaattacaatataaaacacgcatatagtcacaaaaatattaacaacttgtaagcacagttaaataaacactgatagcaaacaaagaaaaatcccaattgtctgttattttcggaatgtacaagcgaagtttaccgaaacaatgccgggtacctgggtagcacgggtatagactcccgtatcaggcacttgggtattgacataacggttaacactgagatgaagtaaaGAATTTATAATGCCAGTGTAATACCAATAATGatatgataatgataatgatgcCTCAAAAACAAGACCAGACACAGCCGCAACGCAAAGGCtgctggaaacggcagagataagagtactgagaagagcTACAGGAattacgctgagagatcgaaagagaagtaaagacattaaaagaaaatgtaaagtacagtatataaatgaatggacacaaaacagaaaaaaaaatagaataactaTATAAGCAGTatgaaggagacccgtgtcgtcaaaatagcaagagataagtcaccaatcggcaaaaaaAGTATCGGACTACcgagcaaaagatggagtgacaacgttccatagaggtattaatccaccaatgaacaagcagaatttcttataaagaggaagaataaaaataaaaaacaattagaTAGCGATACCCTTTTGTTAAGTATAAAGTCTGCTCCACAATCTCACCTTTTTCTCTCCGAGTTCACCGAGTTTTAGAAACATAAAACAAGCACGTGATGATCAATGATatcttaagtttttttaataagtaATGTATTTTGTTGCAGCTAGCCAAACCACCGAAACCTTGGACTGATGTTCTCAATACCACTAGAAATACCAAGATTTGTTATCAATACCAATCACAATATTCTAACCTTGAAATAAGTGAAGATTGTTTATATATTAATGTTTACACGCCACAAGTAAGTATTATTTAATCCAGATTAAACTGGATTTTTGAATACGATAAAGAATTTGATTTCTAGATTATAAAAACTTCAAATATTATACACCACCTATGGACGCTGTAAATTTATggaatttttaataaacatttgacagatttttatcaattcattgTAACTCGTATTTTTGATTAAAATCATATTATCAGTATAATATCATAAGTGTTCCAATTAACTGCACATTCACGCTAAATAGTACATGCCTATCAACAAAATTggcattaataattaaaaaaaaatgtaatgagacttacattttaatttattttggagaatatataaattaaaaacatattaGTGTTACCCTGTAAACTTTTATCAATTGGGGAAATAGGTCctttcccccagtgcgacagagaaagcTAAGGCAAAGCTGAATattttctaatttgccaggtttattgACCACATGACCTAAATTATCAATGAGAAGGTCACGCGGTCGATAAACTTGACCCATTAGACGGGGATGCAGATACTGCTTTTCTTcaattttctctgtcgcactgggggaacgtgactgtattgcagcagtcggtttattttgtattatatgtctatgattgGCGCTATATTTGATAGTTGATTTACTTGCCTTCGACCTTGCAGGCAAAAAgccatattttgagtgaaattatAAGACATTATATTGCACCCTAAGGTCGATGAAAAATTCTGATATTTTTCTGCTTACTTAGTTAATTATAAATCTGATATTAGCCCATTAATATTGGTATATTATTACTGTTAATTTCTCCTTTAAGTATTGTAACCAGAGCCTACTACATTCTATTGACGAGTTTGctaaatatttttcttcatttattaagaTGAGGCTTTGTTTAATGTTCATTTGAGGATTCGGATAAggattctttatttaaaaaatgattgaaCATGAAGTCCTCGGTTAGGATCTTGTAATCCTCTTTAGGTTTGCTTTTAATGTTGTTGGATTAGTACAGTGCAAGGCAGAAGAGCACCTAAATAGGCACTGTAGCATTCGTCGTGACGTGTGTTGTAAAGCATCTAGGACGCCATTGAGATGGAGTCGCCAGTTAAATGAGAGGTAAAAGGTTTGTCTGGGTTTAATATACTTTAAGTGTAGTGTTTGTGTTTTTGAgctaaatttaacaaaaactgaGTCTCTAGTTACTTTTTTGTGTCTGCAGCCGTTTCAACGTATACATCCAACTTTAAGACTAATGTATTGCAGTAGAGTTCTGTTATTGAATGTTTGAGTTAACGGCCAGACCTCGTCAGCTTTCGAGAGGCAGTTCTGCCAGAAGTAGTCCAGTATGCATATGTGAGATGACATGACAGTGGTATACGCCACCATTTCGATGTTACTTTAGTTCCGTCAGTCGTTTAAACGTCCTGAGCCAGCCTCAAGCTAGCGTATTTATTAGATATTGATTTAAAGGATTACACATCAGTACGGGGTTTACCTGGTTTAGGTATCACGATTGTATTAGTCACTTTCCAAGGAGTAAGAAAGTGACTATTTTTGAGACATGCATTAATAGTTTTTGTTAGAAGAGTAATGATACTCTCAAGAAGTTATTTTAGATATCGTCTGCTGATATTGTCAGGACCAAATGAGGTATTTTTGcttctctctcttgtcgtttcctcattgctgaggatcgtgatttcctacaatgcgggctgtcaattctctccatctcttgcgattttgggctgctctcatggactcggaaaacgtctctccagtggctttctgtacttgattaTTTTTGCTTATTTAGTAATAACTCTTTGTCTCCCTGTTAGTGAGGGGGTTCGTGATCGGTTCATAACCTGGAGTGTGGTGTGTGACAGTAGTTTCTACTATGAATTCAGTGTTGAGCTTGAAAAAGTGATTAAAGTTTGGGTTATCTGGGGACTGGAAATTGTAATGAATTGTTATGGAAATTATTATACCAACTTTCTCTTTTCTCGTATGCTTTCGTTAATAATTAGCTAAGGAATTGctaattattttaatatgtttagaTAAACTCAGGTCTTGTTAACATTaactagaaaaatattttacagaaacCTGGCAGTAATAACCTCCTTCCTGTTTTGCTATGGATCCATGGAGGAATATTTGTTTTAGAAGCAGGTACATTTGAGTACTTTGGACCAAAATATGTAATAGATTCTGGCATTGTTGTTGTAACCTTCAACTGCAGACTGGGAGCTTTTGGTAAAGACTAATGGTTTACATGTACGGTACTTATTATAGTCAAATACTATTTCTAGGCTTTGTTGGAACTAACGATGGAGTTATTCCTTTGAATATTGGACTTAAAGACCAAAGGTGGGCTATGGAATGGGTACAgaaaaatattcatttatttGGTGGAGATCCTAATCATGTGACTATAGCTGGTGAGAGTTCAGGATCATTGTCTGTTGATTATCATCTTATAGGACCATGGGAAAACGGCAAACGTAAGTAATGAGATTTTTAGATAAGAGCAAAAAAACTGTAGGACTAACGAACAAAAGTAGATATTAATTTgcagtttaatttaatttaatttatttagttcaTTTTGAAAGACTATATAATATTATAGGAAAGaaaatattttcgactggtatgaaagtttgttgcctggcaattttcccgaattaaattttgataaataaatcacAAAACGTCAGTcaagtgattttgtcaaaatttcatacgCGAAAATTGCCAAACGggaacaaacttgaataaaaccagaagaaaattttaaaaccgGTAAATAATCGATCGATACACGACAAGACTTTTTCACTAGACAATTAATACAACATATAAACgaaacataatatttatttatttgttagaaatattaaatgtacaattattataggCTATAGTagtttgcttattttttttttttcgactaaagcatgattttgtgtgtTACTGATCTGTAGCATTTGGGAAttcgaaggtccagcttcatttgttgttctgagattttcgatcaacgtCTGGTCGTAACTATAATCCTGCTGCAGATCTagttttagagagcttgcattttagtgacccgttaatttaattaactcctgttcagggacaccttgcttgaacaaggctgacacagctaaatatcgatgagaatggtttgttattttatgtttttttgtgtctattcaaaTTTTTTCAGCGATTcttgtccacttagatacggtgttgattccaactggacagtttttgaaccaacaTCCATCCTTACAGTTGGGGTGAACGTTAAGAAAGAGTCTGTTTGATAAAATATTTGGTCTCCTTTTTTCattgatttcaaaaataatctaactttGTATAAATACTCGTTtaatgaatttcttaccagccatttgttgcttgccaaacttttcgaactgccttgatttgttttgcaaaaaatgctgttgtattcaattcggcccgtaaattctcccataacatcaaattctTCCTGGAAAAAGTAAAACTTGCAGTTTACGGCCTGATTTCCTCTCTAAGCAAGTTCAAATAAGCAAAGGTGAAAACCTTCTTTTGTGCTTTATCAGAAGTTTCCTCCTCGTAGCTTTGGATAacttttaatagttcttcggtggataatgcttttaaACTGGGTTCTCTTTTTTCTTAAATACTTTAAAGCTACCTCCGCTCGGTATCTCTGGTcaaatttttacatttgaaatatatatctgtgaaagggtcgatttttatgccgtactccgtaaaatatttttcttgtaccatttttgctgtagtattccacattgactttacagacgaATCTTTATGGTCTTCGCCATTACGTTTTTCATGTTAAAGCCATAATCCTAGACAATTTTTGCTTGTTCCGTTATGGTGGTACATCTTTTAAGCGTAAAATTTTTCATCCGTAGGAACTCGGAAAAttggtccaaatagagcttctggacctctgcgtgttTAATGGGACcttttccgaaaccaattttttgatttcttcacctaCTAccatccaaatcttgattttttgtCTAGATTCAtttgtccaaaattgattacacctaaatgacgtttgttaaactgacaacaatagaattaccagacacgcGACTCGTGACGGATCtatcataattttgtcgctgagaaatcacaGACAGGAAGGACCTTTGTCAGTAGGAAATGTgacgttgctatgacgttttatcagttaaaaatagtctagtgaaatagtaaTAGTAATTTTAATTCGTATTTGATTCATAACAGTTATCCTGTCTTGTATTACTTTAATTTGATCCAAGTTTTTAATTCGCTggtaatttttttacttacattatttttAGAACTGTTTCATGCCGCAATAATGCAAAGTTTAAGTATACTTAATGGTTTGCTCGTACAGGACGATGAAACCAACACGGCCTTGTCACTTGGTAGAGCTTTGGATCCTGAATTTAAATCTAATGATACGAAAGAGTTGTTGAATGTGCTCCAGAAAGCAGAAGCCACCGATATTTTTAAGGTAAGGCtctgaatataacatacctaaaAACGTTTGTTTCACATATGAGCACATAATATCTCGTGAAGAAACAGTCGATGACAGTGGAATGGCATGATCTTATTCTTGAAATTTTTTACCAAATGGTACAATTTTACTTTAACTACACAATATAATtaattgtaccaaatataaaaaCGTATTGTGAGAATGGTTAAAGAAATAGGaggtaaaaaaattttacaagagaAAGTTAAATCTACATTTATCCATAGGTATTTCATCTGCGCATTTTTACTTGTGGTATCAATCAATATGACAAAAAAAGTAATCGAAGCTAACTACATAATAATGTAATATGTGTTGTATTCTTTCAGTTACAGGGGTTCCTCAAATTAGGAGTATCTCAGGAATCAGAAGGACCGTTCTCTTATAATGGTTTTGAAGCATTTTTATCAGGAAATTATAAAAACGTGCCTGTACTATCTGGATTTACTTCAGAAGAAGCAGCAATTGTTGGTAAGAAAACTTGCCTGATTTTAATAGTGTCTATTCTCATCTAGAtatttttatgatgtacatattTTTCATAATAATAGTTTATAGTAATACTTTAAGTAAACGATAATTAAATTACAGTATTATATTATAAACCACAACACTATTATTTTTAGCTGGTCTAGATACCACAGACATATTAAAATTTCTCGATGACAATCCAAGCCAACTAATTGATAGCAAAATAAATATGTCTCCTGAAGATAGAGAAATTGCTGGTACTTTAAGAAAACAATTATATACACACAATACTAGTTTTGCGGAAGATTTGGGCGGTTTTATAAGGGTGAGAATcatcaaatataattttaaatcacTTAACACTTATTCATGTAACACACTTAAATCATTTAGGTGTGCGATGTATGCTAAGGCTAATCACACGAGATATTTTCATCAGTATAACTATTTAATAAATTCTTTTTCTTATTGCGCCATCTTCTTTTAaaagttggcgatccaaatggtaaTTGTAGCTTTTGAAACTACTGCATGAATGATTTCTATGGATGAATGGACAAACCATCTTCTCAGGTCTTTAAGCCACGAGTTCTGgagtcttccaactgatcttttgcccttaACTATACCTTTCAATATGATTTGGattaattcatatctttcacctttCAACACATGAGCCATGTATTGTATCTTTCTCCCTTTTATTAagcttagtaattctttttgttaaCTCACGCGCCGAAGTACCTGATCATCgctaactttttgtatccatggaattcttagCATTCGTTtctatatatacatttcaaaagcatcgattcttttttctgtttcagagttcACTGTttaactttcacagccatacagcaaaacagaggaaacgtaacatctgatcattcgaattcctCGGTTGTTCGATttttgataggatttcttttttttttatttacactatctattgatatttgctcccaattattttataaaagttacatgttatttgtcccttggcatacaaatgtacgtttgttggtatctttgaaaaaaTTTTTAAGACAAAAAGAGCTTCTCTTGTTCCCAGTCTCGATTTCCGTTATTATTTTGTAAAACATGCATTATTGAAGGAGCAACATAAATTTATAGGTGTCTAGTTTATCTTTAAAAAAGAGGATCTGGCCTTCTATTATATTGGACGTCTAAAAGCTACCATTTACACATAGTGATAGAATAGTAccacaaaagaaagaacacatccCTTGTGTGTGCTGTGTACTGAGAGATACTTTAAGTATTTGTCAGTTACTAAATGTAGCACGGCAAGACTACTGAATCTTGACAATGATTATTTGATTTGTTACTACTCTAAATATTTCTAAAAACTACTAGGTAGTTTCGAAGGTTTCAAATTTTTTAGCTAGATATCCATTTTCTGCTGGAGTCTCTGTTACTCTGAATCTTTCATTGCACAATACATTTCATTAATTCaaacttgtttaattttttacaatttaaacCAATCGTTTAAATTTTCTATGTACATTTAATATACCATTATAACAATTATAAATCAATACAGCATATACTTCACTTTTCAAAACACGTTTTTCATCTTCCGCTGCAGAAAATTAAAGTTATTAATGTATCAATGTCTTTTTAAGTTTGTCAGTGACAGATTATTTATCAATGCAATAATCAAACAAGTTGAATTAGCATCACCCTATGTCCCAAACTACTTGTACCGATTTGCCTACATAGGAGAATTAGGAGGACCGGAGATGAGACCATCTATACCACTAGGTAAAGCATTATTCTAAGTACAGCATTCAGattaaaagaaaatttaccaACATTATACTAGTTACAGCTATTTCTCTCTAAAATGTTTACGATATTTAACATTAAAATAAGGATGTTTGACAACATCATGAAGACAATAATTTTTTAACGACCTTTTGACCCAACGAAGATATATATTATGATAATAGACCTTCAAAATACTATTACGCTTTATTCTAAATTGCATACTTGGATGAAACTTGGCctgaaatttttcaattttgatttaaatattgAGGGTGCGCGTACCCACCTTTGGCGCATTACGGCATCAATGACGATTGATCAACCGTCGACTAGTTTGTAAGTTACATCTACTGCAATTGTAAGTACGTGTAATAGCTTTTCGTAACTGTGAGGCGGTTTATATTAcataaataagaactaaaaatatttgtttgttgcACATAAGGGGATATTCAAAGTGATCTAAAGGTGAGTTGTgaactttttttgtttcaaaattatcTGTCTAGCCTAAAATTCGTTTGTTGGTGATGTTGCGTCGCTTGGGGCTGGGAAAATTTTACCGACCGTGGGAAAAAGCGGCATCCTTTGATGTTTGCACCTGCTCAGGTGTTCTAGTGACGTCACGCTCACTGACAAGTCGAGTCATTTCTTCTTTTCCTTtctttcgtcttcttcttttctttagctAATCTGTTTTTCGTCTCATGTTACCTTCTTCTATTCACTAATTGAACGTCCACTGCTTGACAGGAGAACCTAATATTTTATACACTGCTACATATAAGCTGTGGTTCTTTCGTCTAGTGTTTGACACATATTTTTCGCCCAGTACTCTACATAGGTCTTTCCTCCAGTGCTAGACATAGGTCTACGACTATTTCCGCCAATGCTCTGTATAGGTCTACGATTTTTTGTCCACGGCTAGACACAGGTTTTGTCGCTAATCATCGAAGTGTCCCACTGCCCAAATTAGATAACCATCGAAGTTTTTTTTTCACAGTCAATTGAGTCAACCAAGTACTTCTTGAATGTCGTTGGGCCACCGCCAGAAGCGACCATTCGGACCTATGACTGCACAGAAATATATGATCGAACATGACCTTTGTCTACTAAGGAATTGTATGTCTTGAAGAAGATTCAGATACAGAGAATGTAGATGAAGTAGAAGTTACATATATCCTTCTTAATGTTGATGAAATTACTGATGACGAAGGCCTAGATGATAATCTCATTCAAGAAGATAATTTTGATGCAGAAATTGCTGGAACATATGAAATTTACGTTCCGACAGCAAGTCATTCTGAAGAAGATGATATCCCACTTAGTAGAATTAGCAATAAAATGCGAAAACTCACAAAATAAATCGAAAATTTTACCAAAATGAGTTTACAAACACTTCTCCAGTATTCTAGACTCATCCTGAAAGTAATAACAATCGTTTATTAGAGAAAATCAAAGTCATCCATTTAGGAAAATCGCCCAtcgaaatattttcattatttttcgaTAATGAAGTCACAAGCCAGATTATACTTTTTTCAAATACTTACGCAGCACCAAACATTCGTCACAAATTCGATATGAATGAAGCTGAACTGAAACGCTCCATCGCTATCTGCATATTATCGGGATATCATACTTTGCCACAATGTAAGATGTATTGATCGAAAGATGAAGATTAGGAAGTAGCCATTGTGAGAGAAACTAAAATGAGAGTGAGAGAAAGAAAATGGCCAGAAATAAATTTCGATCAATCAAACAAAATACTCATTTGTATAATATTACTCAATTAGACAAAGATTCTAAATTTGCTAAACTTACATCTTTCATATAATGAATATGAAATTTTTCCAATTTGCTATATATTTGAACATAACCTTTAAATTGATGAGTAAATGGTACCATATTTTGGACGTCATTCATGTAAGTTGTTCATTCGGGGAAAGTCTGTAAGATTTGGATTTAAATTATCGTGTCTTTGTTTACATACAGGTTATTTATATTCATACCATATGGaggaaaacaatataataattttGATTCGGGTAATAGTTTGGGAACGAAGGTAGATTTAGAGTTACTTTCTGTAATTGACAAGCCCCAAGAGCATCGAGTCTTTTTCGACAATTTCTTTTCGTCTTTTGGTTTTTTTGACACACTGCAGGATCTACGCTTCTTACCCACAGGTACTATAAGAGAAAACCGCACTGCAAAGTATGCATTACAGTATAGCATAACGTGCAAAAGACGGCACGGGAAACATTCGAATTTGATACTGTGTCTAAGGCTTTACTCATGAGATGGAATGATAATTATGCTGTTACAGTAATAGCAAATACCTCCACATTGTTCTTATTTAAACGGAAGGATACAGTcggaaaaaacacaaaaatattctCGTATCTCAGCCTAATGTAGTAGCCGAATACAATATGTTTATGATAGTAAAATGTCACAATTACAATTTCAATCACTTCTAGCAGTATCCCTTATTAAATTTGAACGGTGTGTTAAAATATTGAACACAGAAGTGGCTGCTCACTCATGTTGTAGATATCCCTCCAAAGATAGTTTGCCTGGCGTGGTCAGATTTGACAATATTAGTCATTTGATTAGAAGGCACGATACAAGTGCACGAAAGAAATGTAGGTTACGCAAAATTCGTACTTACTATATATTTATGCAAAAAATGTAAAATTCATCTCCATCTCGAATGTTTCGACTcgttttatacaaaataataattatgttttatGTATAACAGTATCGACCAAGGGTACGTACACGCATCCTTAACCTTTTAAATGTtattggtaattttttttttttattataaacatatCTTAGTTGATGCATTTTTAActagtttcaataaaaaaatttggaaaaattattgtttttcattGTTTGGCTGTTAATGGGTTAATAAGCTAGAGAGTTACTTTTCTAAAACCTTTGCAAAACTATTAGATCCTTGTTAAGATTCTTCAATAGCTTTGTTGACCTAAGATTTCAGAAAGAAATATTTTTCCAACTTGATAATGTCTATCAGTTATAATGTTTTTATCATGCAGCTTTTAATAGCGGTTTTTTCATGGaacagaattaaaattaagacatCCTCGAGGAATATTTCTTCTGGAAACAGTTTTTACGATCTTGATAAATTCATCATCGTTTTAGAATATACAGCTagttaaaataaagcaaaatacTATTTCTTTATAATTCAGATGCAGATGCTGTTATGCATGGTGAAGATATTCATTATTTTTGGGCAGATGGATACAACTCCGATCTTAGTAAATTTCCAGAAGAAGATCAGCTCGTTCTTCACAAGTTTGTCAAACTCTGgactaattttataaaattttagtaagtattcttaatattttaatatcaatTGTATTAATAATAAGATAAGTTGAAATTGCAAACTGGTTTCTGAGTTTATTGAATAAAATCGAACTCGGGAGAATAATTCTAcacatttattttattcattaggtTTTAATCGTACTAGATGTGCCCCAGACGATAATATTAAATTACTAATTTACCaaaatttcagaaaaaaatgTGCTATGGCTTCAAAAATAAAGTCAAAATGAGACATTCTAAGTTTAAATGGTTAGTTCAGGACGTAAAGATGTTAACGTCTAGTTAAAACATACAGTGTGGTGGATATATGTAGATAATGTCATCTCTATATGACGTCATCAATCAGAGTTATTAAACGCATTTCTTAGTAGTTCTTTAACCCCCAAAAACCGCATGAAAAAACTCGATGAGACTCTCTATCATTAAAAATAAGTAAACATTCATTTATTCGTGAAGACAATAGTAAACAACGTactataatacaatacaaataagGATCTGGTAATTGCTGAAGGCAGtaacttcttcttcctttttataagcaattctgcttgtccattggtggattaatacatCTATGGATGATTATCACTCcatattttgcgcggtcgtcATCAACCAATAGCTAATAAAACTGTGAAACAATTTAATACGATATAGAAACAAGTTTTTCACAAGATAAGAAGcaagtttttttaaaaaaggaaaacaaaaaaaaaagagagcACCCCTGCGTGAAACTAGAtgaaatatgaattttaaaatacttaTGGTTTATCCAGTTCTCATACAACTTCCAGATAATCCATGTAGAAGAAACATTTCTTTTTATTTGGCTACATAAAAAAGAATGACTACATTGAACAAATGGCTCCAACTAATATTGGATACTATCCATATCCATAGCTTAATCGAATAACTTAATCCCAAAACAATCCACGAACCTAATTCTAAAAAGAATCCAAAATTTAGTTCTCAAACAATAAAG includes:
- the LOC140434124 gene encoding juvenile hormone esterase-like yields the protein MRVFKILQVFLLIILIAVHESISKYIEDDGTIVQLEEGKIRGHILKSQNGNDYYAFQEIPYAAPPVGENRFQLAKPPKPWTDVLNTTRNTKICYQYQSQYSNLEISEDCLYINVYTPQKPGSNNLLPVLLWIHGGIFVLEAGTFEYFGPKYVIDSGIVVVTFNCRLGAFGFVGTNDGVIPLNIGLKDQRWAMEWVQKNIHLFGGDPNHVTIAGESSGSLSVDYHLIGPWENGKQLFHAAIMQSLSILNGLLVQDDETNTALSLGRALDPEFKSNDTKELLNVLQKAEATDIFKLQGFLKLGVSQESEGPFSYNGFEAFLSGNYKNVPVLSGFTSEEAAIVAGLDTTDILKFLDDNPSQLIDSKINMSPEDREIAGTLRKQLYTHNTSFAEDLGGFIRFVSDRLFINAIIKQVELASPYVPNYLYRFAYIGELGGPEMRPSIPLDADAVMHGEDIHYFWADGYNSDLSKFPEEDQLVLHKFVKLWTNFIKFYNPTPEVDPLLDNVIWQPSEPISLRFLNINGTLSMQENPRQFKEVNEIMEKYMQPPFVVFN